A region from the Acidobacteriota bacterium genome encodes:
- a CDS encoding SBBP repeat-containing protein, which translates to MSTAGPATSRLVLSFALAATALVAHPTAREDVHIPLKPVRVLTPASIRAGAHTALPLSFEDRGDGTYAAQARGYGAQITPGGVHVAVRDAETDTSRTWRWTLVGSRPTPAVWRGARSGDAHYLSGDATPSRLMESGGQTAVATATPDAPRVRSLHAQMGFRDIYPGVDVRYRGTDGHVEQDFLVAPGISPAVIRFRIDQARATLTADGAIAIEAGPSLRLRLEAPRAWQTSRDGTVEPVAVAFRHDGDGGFGFDVGTYDRSRVLVIDPVLTYSMALGGNGAEEATAVAIDAQGRIYLAGYTSSTDLPWQRLGGPGGRGDVFVARLDPTGQQVQFIAYFGGAQPDNVRGLAVDTAGRLHVTGYTTSTDFPMVRPLSGQHLAPGGTNAFVATIAADGSALSFSTYLGGADADEAHGIAVAADGSLVVAGETRSTDFPTRNARQPVGQGLDGFITKITPAGTLDWSTYHGGASSDSLFAVAIDATGAVSVAGTTASADFPVMPASQGAAGGFDAVVARYTASGTLVFSTRLGGSAHDSAQAIAVDAAGAIHVGGSTSSPDFPATHTAGSGGSLDAFAVSYASNGARGTAWRIGGTDIDRARAIAVDATGIYLAGQTLSADFPLLRPVQVSNAGSGDGFVVMLRGAEAIYSTYVGTSSNDDATGVAVDGIGRVVLTGTVLAMGVGNRGPTDAFLFRLSSGDETTDTDNDQLPDAWETQFNLDPRLSDGNGDPDGDGVSNLDEYLQGTHPNGRYTRYLAEGATIPPFDTRLALFNPNPNPAAVLVRFLCQRACGVPDIPGQDTIVRRLVTLAPYARGTLIVSTIPGLEDEEFATIIESDHPVVADRTMTWDANEYGSHAETAIATPASTWYLAEGATINGFRLFYLLQNPNAVEAHVTIDYLLGTGQRPVTRTYTLAPRSRTTLDVSAEDRALRRAEISARISTAPETPILVERAMYLNAGGRLFGAGHASAGITTPAPIWSFAEGATGPYFDTFLLIANPSSDVLTVNATYLLPSGATIRRQYQVAPMSRFNIWIDQEGPELADTAVSTVLESVDDQPFVAERAMWWPGPSTRNWREAHNSPGSLTTSTVWGVADGQVGGARATETYMLLANTSPFDGQVRVTLTFEDDGTRSTKSYAVPAQSRVNVPVRSDFPNSIGRRFGTLVESLGDVPAQLVVEWAMYGDSGRERWAAGTNALGTPLAEDRIITITAQGVTPRVLVVAPGDRVTIRNGDTQPHQIFSGPYIDRSTCPALNQVGYLAPGESRMTGNFTTAGTCPFLDDVRPGQQLNRDFMGYVIVR; encoded by the coding sequence ATGTCCACGGCCGGTCCCGCGACGTCGCGCCTCGTCCTCTCCTTCGCTCTCGCCGCAACCGCTCTCGTCGCCCATCCCACGGCACGCGAGGATGTGCACATCCCGCTGAAGCCGGTTCGCGTCCTGACACCGGCGTCGATCCGCGCGGGCGCACACACGGCCCTGCCGCTGAGCTTCGAGGACCGCGGCGATGGCACGTACGCCGCCCAGGCGAGAGGATACGGCGCGCAGATCACACCGGGCGGCGTCCACGTGGCCGTGCGCGACGCCGAGACCGACACGTCCCGTACCTGGCGCTGGACCCTCGTGGGCAGCCGACCCACGCCCGCTGTCTGGCGCGGTGCCCGATCCGGCGACGCCCACTATCTGAGTGGTGACGCGACACCGTCCCGCCTGATGGAATCGGGCGGCCAGACGGCGGTGGCGACGGCCACTCCTGACGCCCCTCGCGTCCGATCGCTGCACGCGCAGATGGGCTTTCGCGACATCTATCCCGGTGTCGACGTGCGGTACAGGGGCACCGACGGGCACGTGGAGCAGGACTTCCTCGTCGCACCCGGCATCTCGCCCGCCGTCATCAGGTTCCGCATCGACCAGGCGCGTGCGACGCTGACCGCGGATGGTGCGATCGCGATCGAGGCCGGCCCCTCCCTGCGCCTGCGTCTGGAGGCGCCGCGCGCGTGGCAGACCTCCCGGGACGGCACGGTCGAGCCCGTGGCCGTGGCATTCAGGCATGACGGGGACGGCGGGTTCGGCTTCGATGTGGGAACCTACGATCGCAGCCGCGTACTGGTGATCGACCCGGTGCTCACCTATTCGATGGCGCTCGGCGGCAATGGCGCCGAAGAAGCCACGGCCGTCGCCATCGACGCGCAGGGACGCATCTATCTGGCGGGCTATACCTCGTCCACCGATCTGCCCTGGCAGCGGTTGGGCGGGCCGGGTGGCCGCGGCGACGTCTTCGTGGCGCGCCTCGATCCCACAGGGCAGCAGGTGCAGTTCATCGCCTACTTCGGAGGCGCTCAGCCCGACAACGTGCGCGGGCTCGCCGTCGACACAGCGGGACGCCTGCATGTGACCGGCTACACGACGAGCACCGACTTCCCGATGGTGCGTCCGCTCTCTGGCCAGCACCTGGCGCCGGGCGGCACCAACGCGTTCGTGGCCACGATCGCCGCCGACGGCAGCGCGCTCTCGTTCTCGACATACCTCGGCGGCGCCGACGCCGACGAAGCGCACGGGATCGCGGTGGCCGCCGACGGTTCGCTCGTCGTGGCCGGTGAGACGCGGTCGACCGACTTCCCCACACGCAACGCCCGGCAGCCCGTGGGCCAGGGCCTCGACGGCTTCATCACGAAGATCACTCCCGCCGGCACGTTGGACTGGTCCACGTACCACGGCGGCGCGTCGAGCGACAGTCTGTTTGCCGTGGCCATCGACGCGACGGGTGCGGTGAGCGTGGCCGGCACCACGGCGTCGGCCGACTTCCCGGTGATGCCGGCCTCGCAGGGGGCGGCGGGTGGTTTCGACGCGGTCGTGGCGCGATACACCGCGTCGGGCACCCTCGTGTTCTCCACGCGCCTCGGCGGTTCCGCACACGACTCGGCTCAGGCCATCGCCGTCGACGCCGCAGGCGCCATCCACGTGGGCGGTTCGACCTCGTCTCCTGACTTTCCCGCGACCCACACCGCCGGCTCAGGCGGCAGCCTCGATGCGTTCGCCGTCAGTTACGCATCGAACGGGGCGCGCGGCACCGCGTGGCGGATCGGCGGTACCGACATCGACCGTGCGCGCGCGATCGCCGTCGACGCGACGGGGATCTATCTCGCCGGGCAGACGCTGTCTGCCGACTTCCCGCTCCTGCGACCCGTGCAGGTGAGCAACGCCGGCAGCGGCGACGGTTTCGTGGTGATGCTCCGGGGAGCGGAAGCCATCTATTCCACCTACGTCGGCACCAGCAGCAACGACGATGCCACGGGCGTGGCGGTGGATGGCATCGGCCGCGTCGTCCTGACGGGCACCGTGCTGGCCATGGGCGTGGGCAATCGGGGGCCGACCGACGCGTTCCTCTTCAGGCTGTCGAGCGGCGACGAGACGACCGACACCGACAACGACCAGTTGCCCGACGCCTGGGAAACGCAGTTCAACCTGGACCCGCGCCTGAGCGACGGCAATGGCGATCCCGATGGCGACGGCGTGAGCAACCTCGACGAGTATCTGCAGGGGACGCATCCGAACGGACGCTACACGCGCTATCTCGCGGAAGGCGCGACGATCCCGCCGTTCGACACGCGGCTGGCGCTCTTCAATCCCAATCCGAATCCCGCGGCGGTGCTCGTGCGCTTCCTCTGCCAGCGCGCCTGCGGCGTCCCCGACATCCCGGGTCAGGACACGATCGTCCGCCGGCTCGTGACACTCGCCCCGTACGCGCGCGGCACGCTCATCGTCTCCACGATCCCCGGGCTCGAAGACGAGGAGTTCGCGACGATCATCGAATCGGATCACCCGGTCGTGGCCGACCGCACGATGACGTGGGACGCCAACGAGTACGGCAGTCACGCGGAAACGGCGATCGCCACGCCGGCCTCGACCTGGTATCTGGCCGAGGGCGCGACCATCAATGGCTTCAGGCTGTTCTATCTGCTCCAGAACCCGAACGCCGTTGAGGCGCACGTCACCATCGACTACCTGCTCGGAACCGGACAACGCCCCGTGACCCGCACGTACACGCTGGCACCGCGATCGCGGACCACGCTCGACGTCTCGGCGGAGGATCGTGCGTTGCGCAGGGCCGAGATCTCCGCCCGGATCTCCACGGCGCCCGAGACGCCCATCCTCGTCGAGCGCGCGATGTACCTCAACGCCGGCGGCCGTCTCTTCGGGGCCGGCCACGCCAGCGCGGGCATCACCACGCCGGCGCCGATCTGGTCGTTCGCCGAGGGCGCCACGGGACCCTACTTCGACACGTTCCTCCTCATCGCCAATCCGTCGAGTGACGTCCTCACGGTCAACGCCACGTATCTCCTGCCGAGCGGTGCCACGATTCGGCGGCAGTACCAGGTGGCTCCGATGAGCCGATTCAACATCTGGATCGATCAGGAAGGCCCGGAACTGGCCGATACGGCGGTGTCCACCGTGCTCGAATCGGTGGACGATCAGCCGTTTGTCGCCGAACGCGCGATGTGGTGGCCGGGGCCGTCGACCCGCAACTGGCGCGAGGCCCACAACTCGCCAGGCTCGCTCACGACCAGCACGGTGTGGGGAGTGGCCGACGGTCAGGTGGGTGGCGCGCGTGCCACCGAAACGTACATGCTCCTGGCCAATACGTCGCCGTTCGATGGACAGGTCCGCGTCACGCTCACGTTCGAGGACGATGGCACGCGCAGCACGAAGTCGTACGCCGTGCCCGCACAGAGCCGCGTGAACGTTCCGGTGAGAAGCGACTTCCCCAATTCGATCGGCCGGCGCTTCGGCACGCTGGTGGAAAGCCTGGGCGACGTGCCGGCGCAACTCGTCGTGGAATGGGCCATGTACGGCGACTCGGGTCGGGAGCGGTGGGCCGCCGGCACCAATGCCCTCGGTACGCCGCTCGCCGAGGATCGCATCATCACGATCACCGCGCAGGGCGTGACACCGCGTGTCCTCGTGGTGGCGCCCGGCGACCGCGTCACGATTCGCAACGGCGATACGCAACCCCATCAGATCTTCTCGGGCCCGTACATCGACAGGTCGACGTGTCCCGCGCTGAACCAGGTGGGCTACCTCGCCCCGGGCGAGTCGCGCATGACGGGCAACTTCACCACGGCGGGGACCTGCCCGTTCCTCGATGACGTGCGGCCGGGCCAGCAACTCAACAGGGACTTCATGGGCTACGTTATCGTGCGGTGA
- a CDS encoding helix-turn-helix domain-containing protein — MATQTSAEKTLHLLEVLSGEPGGMALRDLARTTGLPPATAHRLLTVLRRRGFVRQDGEGGRYVLTLKLLDLSFRYLNGSELRLHAYPSLREYATQTTARAFVSLPAGEVTYVWSNQDEAAAMYTAYGKTMPGHCSLYFTEGQQRRLNCARLCATGDVARSTELVQRLGDASSPGGYRLNCACAPVRDYRGQEVARVGVFTHARDEGPLHDEHVPAAWDLARATSVRLGYLQ, encoded by the coding sequence ATGGCGACGCAGACATCAGCCGAGAAGACGCTGCACCTGCTCGAAGTCCTGAGTGGGGAGCCTGGCGGCATGGCGCTGCGCGACCTGGCCCGGACCACCGGGCTGCCGCCTGCCACGGCGCACAGGCTGCTGACGGTGCTGCGCCGGCGGGGGTTCGTGCGACAGGACGGCGAGGGCGGGCGCTACGTGCTCACCTTGAAGTTGCTGGACCTCAGCTTCCGCTACCTCAACGGGTCCGAACTCCGGTTGCACGCCTACCCGTCGCTGCGCGAGTACGCGACGCAGACCACCGCGCGGGCGTTCGTTTCGTTGCCGGCGGGCGAGGTCACCTACGTCTGGAGCAACCAGGACGAGGCGGCGGCCATGTACACGGCGTACGGGAAGACCATGCCGGGACATTGCTCGCTGTATTTCACCGAAGGCCAACAGCGCCGATTGAATTGCGCGAGGCTGTGCGCCACGGGAGACGTGGCGCGATCGACGGAGCTGGTGCAGCGGCTGGGCGACGCCTCGTCGCCCGGCGGCTATCGGCTCAATTGCGCGTGCGCGCCGGTGCGCGACTACCGGGGGCAGGAAGTCGCCCGGGTGGGCGTCTTCACGCACGCGCGCGACGAGGGGCCGCTGCACGACGAACACGTGCCGGCGGCCTGGGATCTGGCCAGGGCGACGTCAGTGCGGCTCGGCTATCTGCAATAG